The following coding sequences are from one Pseudonocardia sp. EC080619-01 window:
- a CDS encoding HD domain-containing protein, whose amino-acid sequence MGFDAARALAETLLAHQRPELWVRAQRAAIRARELAEERGLDRDLLMTAAILHPVGHSPVVRRSGDPVRDAARFLGARGFDPRVVELVGGGADGPHAEALRTCADGQADPSGR is encoded by the coding sequence GTGGGATTCGACGCCGCCCGTGCGCTCGCCGAGACGCTGCTCGCACACCAGCGCCCGGAGCTGTGGGTGCGGGCGCAGCGGGCCGCGATCCGGGCCCGGGAGCTCGCCGAGGAGCGCGGCCTGGACCGGGACCTGCTGATGACGGCGGCGATCCTGCACCCGGTCGGGCACTCCCCCGTCGTCCGGCGCAGTGGCGACCCGGTCCGTGACGCCGCCCGGTTCCTCGGCGCGCGCGGGTTCGACCCGCGGGTGGTCGAGCTGGTCGGCGGCGGCGCGGACGGCCCGCACGCCGAGGCCCTGCGGACCTGCGCGGACGGGCAGGCCGACCCGTCCGGGCGGTGA